Proteins from one Gossypium raimondii isolate GPD5lz chromosome 8, ASM2569854v1, whole genome shotgun sequence genomic window:
- the LOC105792661 gene encoding uncharacterized protein LOC105792661 has protein sequence MVLHCGTSILITKPLLTFTHCRKPKPKHQFSRKPSKFSCLVANIGVDDIVQLAHNKVLVAAAASAAIGQLSKPFTSVLLYGKDFDFKTAFQAGGFPSTHSSSVVAAATSLALERGFSDSIFGVTLVYAGLIMYDAQGVRREVGNHARALNTMLPKVEVNSVVYEDRDNLIDSREKSSERLGPILSKKSSSSTSKNANVPVLIASEKETRQTKEAAASFEFAANDYAGLEGDANYSQVRLKESIGHTEVEVIAGALLGFVVSLAVYSIIT, from the exons atggtgttGCACTGTGGTACATCGATACTGATTACCAAACCCTTGTTAACCTTCACTCATTGTCGCAAACCCAAACCTAAACACCAATTTTCACGAAAACCATCAAAATTCAGTTGCCTTGTAGCCAATATTGGGGTTGATGATATTGTTCAACTCGCCCATAACAAGGTGCTGGTGGCAGCTGCTGCATCAGCAGCAATTGGGCAGCTCTCAAAGCCGTTCACTTCTGTTCTTCTTTATGGAAaagattttgatttcaaaactgCTTTTCAAGCTGGAGGCTTCCCTTCTACCCATTCCTCT TCTGTTGTGGCTGCTGCAACTAGTCTGGCTCTTGAAAG gGGTTTCTCTGATTCAATTTTCGGGGTGACGCTGGTCTACGCAGGCCTTATCATGTATGACGCTCAG GGGGTGCGAAGAGAAGTAGGCAATCATGCAAGAGCACTAAATACAATGTTACCCAAGGTAGAGGTTAATTCAGTTGTCTATGAGGATCGAGATAACTTGATTGATTCCCGAGAAAAAAGTTCCGAGAGGCTTGGCCCTATATTATCCAAGAAATCAAGTTCTTCAACTTCAAAAAATGCGAATGTTCCAGTATTAATTGCTTCTGAGAAAGAAACAAGGCAAACTAAAGAGGCAGCAGCATCGTTTGAGTTTGCAGCAAATGATTATGCAGGTTTAGAAGGTGATGCCAATTATAGTCAAGTTCGACTGAAAGAATCGATCGGACACACAGAGGTTGAAGTCATAGCGGGGGCATTATTAGGTTTTGTGGTAAGCTTGGCAGTATATTCGATAATTACGTGA